Proteins found in one Sorghum bicolor cultivar BTx623 chromosome 1, Sorghum_bicolor_NCBIv3, whole genome shotgun sequence genomic segment:
- the LOC8080599 gene encoding splicing factor U2af large subunit A — MSRKIHGENDSERITSEGTAARTRPLSIKDIMLRREKKAASESKKAKEGLENGKGKSTHLEQGREHKSRKDARDMPVEGSRKEKSRDATREGSKKEKPRHIPRENPKKEDTRYAPKEVSKKDNSRDRPNTGAKMDDLKDAPKVPEKEGLGDAPKKASKKQRPSGDDNHSVRKDKDIHHSQKLVTNMSGRADESKDRNLSEIRERKGDVMRSEYQKEPGKRWNDEAVGDDKIKFKSEKLRNETKRKDRSFDNERSPEVDRPMSKKQDSAWFQDSKHSDRYAGRNEYAKPYHGEPGFKRRRSRSRDHDRERYGRSISPPLREERYNYRGRDFGNYPPHYSMEKSRRKYAEVDKQKLSGSGGYIGGSHQKYESRLGGYSPRKKKTSLQAEQATTKTPSKVIQSPEKKSATWDQPPVKANQSNFPTTFLPTVGQMAPIPFSFSTIKKDPSTTVETMLVGNSLTADSVQLTQATRPLRRLHIENLPDSATEDKLIDCLNDFLLPTGIKPQRSKPCLSCTINREKRQAFVEFLTPEDATAALSFDGRSLNGSTLRIRRPKEYVETVNVTPKKPAEETALISDVVADSPHKIFIAGIAGVISSEMLMEIVSAFGPLAAYRFLFNSELGGPCAFLEYADRSITSKACAGLNGMMLGGCVLTAVHVFPNPPVEAANEASPFYGIPENAKSLLKEPTKVLQLKNTFEREEYMLLSKSELEETLEDVRVECTRFGAVKSVHVVEYPAGGGSAAEDNTVELKIECTEFADTENIAKAVSEYSVPINQSIDVLNHSEASETKDVDPIPESQDHKDKHLPSNAALCECKAPVADEDAELDETQSRAALPTSQHAEVGHTEAAVDENKHTGAGEVTATVMDDDAVEKSHQDPRTSETCSPAEPTDKVEKPGSADDVTENRPEKVPAVETSDTGFVFEPGSVLVEFMRKEAACIAAHSLHGRRFGNRTVHAGYAPYDLYLQKYPR, encoded by the exons ATGAGTAGAAAAATACATGGTGAAAATGACTCTGAGAGAATCACTAGTGAAGGGACAGCTGCCCGCACAAGACCTCTAAGCATTAAGGACATTATGCTACGGCGTGAAAAGAAGGCTGCATCAGAATCTAAGAAAGCCAAGGAAGGGCTAGAAAATGGTAAGGGCAAATCTACTCACTTGGAACAAGGAAGAGAACATAAAAGCAGAAAGGATGCCAGAGATATGCCTGTGGAGGGTTCAAGAAAGGAGAAGAGTAGAGATGCAACAAGAGAGGGCTCCAAGAAAGAAAAACCAAGACATATACCAAGGGAAAATCCAAAAAAGGAGGACACGAGATATGCACCAAAGGAGGTATCCAAGAAGGACAACTCTAGAGATAGGCCAAACACTGGTGCGAAGATGGATGACTTGAAAGATGCACCAAAGGTCCCGGAGAAGGAAGGCCTGGGAGATGCACCAAAGAAGGCTTCCAAGAAACAGAGGCCCTCAGGAGACGATAATCATTCAGTTAGGAAAGACAAAGACATTCATCATTCTCAGAAACTTGTCACAAACATGAGTGGTCGGGCTGATGAAAGCAAAGATAGAAATCTTAGTGAGATCAGAGAAAGAAAGGGTGATGTAATGAGATCTGAGTATCAAAAGGAACCTGGAAAAAGATGGAATGATGAAGCTGTTGGTGATGATAAAATAAAGTTTAAGAGCGAGAAGCTTCGAAATGAGACAAAGAGAAAAGACCGTAGCTTTGATAATGAGAGGAGTCCAGAGGTAGATCGACCAATGTCGAAGAAACAGGATTCTGCATGGTTCCAAGATTCCAAGCATTCTGATAGATATGCTGGAAGGAATGAGTATGCAAAACCATACCATGGAGAACCCGGGTTTAAAAGGAGAAGGTCCAGAAGCAGGGATCATGATCGAGAAAGATACGGCAGGTCTATCTCACCACCACTAAGGGAAGAAAGGTATAACTACCGTGGGCGTGATTTTGGCAATTATCCTCCACACTACTCTATGGAGAAATCAAGGAGGAAGTATGCTGAAGTTGATAAACAAAAATTGTCTGGGAGTGGAGGATACATTGGTGGGTCGCACCAGAAATATGAAAGCCGTCTTGGTGGATACTCACcgaggaaaaagaaaacatcaCTGCAAGCTGAGCAGGCAACTACCAAGACTCCTTCCAAGGTCATTCAGTCCCCAGAAAAGAAATCAGCCACATGGGACCAGCCTCCTGTTAAAGCAAACCAATCTAACTTCCCTACCACTTTCCTGCCAACTGTTGGCCAGATGGCTCCTATTCCATTCAGTTTCAGCACGATAAAGAAGGACCCTTCAACTACAGTTGAGACAATGTTGGTGGGTAATAGTTTGACTGCAGATTCTGTCCAGCTTACACAAGCAACACGCCCGCTCAGGAGGTTGCACATTGAAAATTTGCCCGATTCAGCTACGGAGGATAAGTTGATTGACTGCTTGAATGACTTCTTATTGCCTACTGGCATTAAACCCCAGCGGTCTAAACCATGCCTCAGTTGTACG ATAAACAGAGAAAAACGTCAGGCATTCGTGGAATTTCTTACACCAGAGGATGCTACAGCAGCTCTTTCTTTTGATGGAAGGTCTCTAAACGGATCTACTTTGAGAATTCGACGCCCCAAAGAATATGTTGAAACGGTG AATGTAACCCCTAAGAAGCCTGCTGAAGAGACTGCTTTAATATCTGACGTTGTTGCAGATTCACCACACAAG ATTTTCATAGCGGGGATTGCTGGAGTGATCTCATCTGAGATG CTAATGGAGATTGTTAGTGCATTTGGCCCATTGGCTGCGTACCGCTTTCTTTTTAACAGTGAGCTCGGTGGACCCTGTGCATTTCTTGAG TATGCCGATCGCTCCATTACTTCTAAGGCATGTGCTGGCCTCAATGGGATGATGCTTGGTGGATGTGTACTCACTGCTGTGCATGTGTTTCCTAATCCTCCTGTGGAG GCTGCTAATGAGGCGTCCCCATTTTATGGTATTCCTGAAAACGCCAAATCTCTTCTGAAAGAACCAACAAAGGTCCTGCAGCTAAAAAATACG TTTGAACGAGAAGAGTATATGCTACTTTCAAAATCTGAGCTGGAAGAAACTTTGGAAGATGTACGTGTTGAATGTACGAG GTTTGGAGCAGTCAAATCTGTACATGTAGTTGAGTATCCTGCTGGTGGTGGTAGTGCTGCAGAGGATAACACAGTTGAGCTCAAGATTGAATGCACTGAATTTGCTGATACTGAAAACATTGCAAAGGCTGTATCAGAATATTCTGTACCGATCAATCAGAGCATAGATGTTCTAAATCATTCTGAAGCTTCGGAAACTAAAGATGTAGATCCTATTCCAGAGAGCCAAGATCATAAGGACAAACACTTGCCATCAAATGCAGCACTTTGTGAGTGTAAAGCGCCTGTAGCTGATGAGGATGCAGAGCTTGATGAAACTCAGTCTAGAGCTGCTCTCCCCACATCACAACATGCTGAAGTTGGTCATACTGAAGCAGCTGTGGATGAGAATAAACATACGGGAGCAGGGGAGGTTACTGCTACTGTAATGGACGATGATGCAGTAGAAAAGAGTCATCAAGACCCAAGAACCTCAGAGACCTGTAGTCCTGCTGAACCTACAGACAAAGTGGAGAAACCTGGAAGTGCTGATGATGTGACTGAAAATCGTCCAGAAAAAGTCCCAGCTGTTGAGACCAGTGATACTGGTTTCGTGTTTGAACCTGGTTCTGTGCTTGTGGAGTTCATGCGGAAGGAAGCTGCATGCATAGCTGCACATTCCTTGCATGGACGGCGCTTCGGGAACAGAACTGTGCATGCTGGATATGCTCCATACGATCTCTACTTGCAGAAATACCCAAGGTGA
- the LOC110432004 gene encoding uncharacterized protein LOC110432004, translated as MAHSAIDPTTVPTLRQVRQASSTTSSDVPIRARQPSFQSQLAELRARQESAEEAHRQEIARQNEAHRQELARQFEAFQQHQQRQMQDFANYFTSLQIPGVVTPPLPASLFAPLPLPGTVVQSPVSIYECILFCLLRTSCRY; from the exons ATGGCCCACAGCGCCATCGACCCGACCACTGTGCCCACGCTCCGCCAGGTGCGACAGGCGAGCAGCACGACCTCCTCCGACGTCCCCATACGAGCTCGGCAGCCGTCTTTCCAG TCCCAGTTGGCCGAGTTGCGGGCCAGGCAGGAGTCCGCGGAGGAGGCCCATCGGCAGGAGATAGCGCGCCAGAACGAGGCCCATCGGCAGGAGCTGGCGCGCCAGTTCGAGGCGTTTCAACAACACCAGCAGCGTCAGATGCAGGACTTCGCCAACTACTTCACCTCCCTTCAGATCCCTGGTGTAGTCACGCCTCCGCTGCCTGCCTCGCTGTTCGCTCCACTCCCTCTTCCAGGCACTGTAGTACAGTCTCCAGTGAGTATATACGAGTGCATATTGTTTTGTCTTCTGCGGACATCATGCAGGTACTAA